From the Primulina tabacum isolate GXHZ01 chromosome 3, ASM2559414v2, whole genome shotgun sequence genome, one window contains:
- the LOC142541088 gene encoding putative GEM-like protein 8, with protein sequence MEKKDEDQFHHPLNAESSLSEPVTPFYSDRKNKSQRKGTSFAFRIREHVRLGPRFSETVKGKLNLIKKGGREKIFKDIFGLSQGEKLFKASQCYLSTTAGPIAGNLFISSQKIGFLSERSITVHSSSGGIIRTPYKLSIPLKKIKGANESENVNNPSQKYIEIVTHDNFEFWFLGFVRYEKALNNLQTAISMST encoded by the exons ATGGAGAAGAAGGATGAAGATCAGTTCCATCATCCCTTGAATGCAGAAAGTTCTTTGTCTGAACCTGTCACCCCCTTCTATTCAGATCGCAAGAACAAGTCTCAAAGAAAGGGCACCAGTTTTGCTTTCAGAATCCGCGAACACG TGAGGTTGGGGCCAAGATTTTCTGAAACAGTGAAAGGGAAGCTAAATTTGATCAAGAAAGGAGGAAGAGAAAAGATTTTTAAAGACATATTTGGTTTGAGCCAAGGGGAGAAACTTTTCAAGGCGTCTCAATGCTACTTGTCAACAACTGCTGGCCCAATTGCTGGGaatctcttcatctcctcgcaAAAAATTGGTTTCTTGAGCGAAAGATCCATAACTGTCCACTCTTCTTCTGGGGGGATTATCAGAACTCCTTACAAG CTTTCGATTCCTTTGAAGAAGATCAAAGGAGCAAATGAAAGTGAGAACGTGAACAATCCGTCTCAGAAGTACATAGAAATAGTGACACACGACAATTTTGAATTCTGGTTCTTGGGATTTGTAAGATATGAGAAGGCCCTCAACAATCTTCAGACTGCTATTTCCATGTCCACATAG